A single window of Streptomyces cathayae DNA harbors:
- a CDS encoding L-serine ammonia-lyase, whose protein sequence is MALSVFDLFSIGIGPSSSHTVGPMRAARMFARRLDHEGLLDSVASVRAELYGSLGATGHGHGTPKAVLLGLEGDSPRTVDVETADERVEKIRESGRLRLLGDHGIAFSFDDDLVLHRRKALPYHANGMTLQAFDAAGAEVLAKTYYSVGGGFVVDEEAVGADRIKLNDTVLKYPFRTGDELLRLTGETGLSISALMLENERAWRTEEEVREGLLEIWRVMQACVARGMSREGILPGGLKVRRRAANTARKLRSEGDPQALAMEWITLYAMAVNEENAGGGRVVTAPTNGAAGIIPAVLHYYMNFVPGADEEGVVRFLLAAGAIGMLFKENASISGAEVGCQGEVGSACSMAAGALAEVMGGSPEQVENAAEIGMEHNLGLTCDPVGGLVQIPCIERNGMAAVKAVTAARMALRGDGSHKVSLDQVIKTMKETGADMSVKYKETARGGLAVNIIEC, encoded by the coding sequence GTGGCCCTCTCGGTCTTCGACCTCTTCTCGATCGGCATCGGCCCGTCCAGCTCGCACACGGTCGGCCCGATGCGGGCCGCCCGCATGTTCGCCCGGCGGCTGGACCACGAGGGCCTGCTGGACTCGGTCGCCTCGGTCCGGGCGGAGCTGTACGGCTCGCTGGGCGCCACCGGCCACGGCCACGGCACCCCCAAGGCGGTGCTGCTCGGCCTGGAGGGCGACTCGCCCCGCACGGTGGACGTGGAGACGGCCGACGAGCGGGTGGAGAAGATCAGGGAATCGGGCCGCCTGCGGCTGCTCGGCGACCACGGGATCGCGTTCTCCTTCGACGACGACCTGGTGCTGCACCGCCGCAAGGCACTCCCCTACCACGCGAACGGCATGACCCTCCAGGCCTTCGACGCGGCCGGCGCCGAGGTGCTGGCGAAGACGTACTACTCGGTGGGCGGCGGCTTCGTCGTCGACGAGGAGGCGGTGGGCGCGGACCGCATCAAGCTCAACGACACGGTCCTGAAGTATCCCTTCCGCACGGGCGACGAGCTGCTGCGCCTGACCGGGGAGACGGGCCTGTCCATCTCCGCCCTGATGCTGGAGAACGAGCGCGCCTGGCGGACGGAGGAGGAGGTCCGCGAAGGGCTGCTGGAGATCTGGCGGGTGATGCAGGCGTGCGTGGCGCGCGGCATGTCCCGCGAGGGCATCCTGCCGGGCGGGCTGAAGGTGCGCCGCCGCGCCGCGAACACGGCGCGCAAGCTGCGCTCCGAGGGCGACCCGCAGGCCCTCGCCATGGAGTGGATCACGCTCTACGCCATGGCCGTGAACGAGGAGAACGCCGGCGGCGGCCGCGTCGTCACCGCCCCGACCAACGGCGCGGCCGGCATCATCCCCGCCGTCCTGCACTACTACATGAACTTCGTCCCCGGTGCCGACGAGGAGGGTGTGGTCCGCTTCCTGCTCGCGGCCGGCGCGATCGGCATGCTCTTCAAGGAGAACGCCTCCATCTCCGGCGCCGAGGTCGGCTGCCAGGGCGAGGTCGGCTCCGCCTGCTCGATGGCGGCGGGCGCCCTCGCCGAGGTGATGGGCGGCTCGCCGGAACAGGTGGAGAACGCCGCGGAGATCGGCATGGAGCACAACCTCGGCCTGACCTGCGACCCGGTCGGCGGCCTCGTCCAGATCCCGTGCATCGAGCGCAACGGCATGGCGGCGGTGAAGGCGGTCACCGCCGCGCGCATGGCCCTGCGCGGCGACGGCTCGCACAAGGTCTCCCTCGACCAGGTCATCAAGACGATGAAGGAGACCGGCGCGGACATGTCCGTCAAGTACAAGGAGACGGCCCGGGGCGGGCTGGCGGTCAACATCATCGAGTGCTGA